TTATGCCAAAGGAAAAAAATcattgaaaattcaaaaaatattgAAATATATTTGAATCCATGTGTGTTACTCAAACCATTGCGTGGCTGGTTGCAATCTTCGGTGAAACACATCAGTACTGCTTTTAACATGTTATTAAAATTGAAATAATTAAAGATATGAGGTGTctgggtgacttcgtcaatcttaaAACCCGGCATGTCGGCTCAGTCTTGCAGAAGTATTCATAGAGGTAGAATGTGCGCGTATGCATTTATAGACGAGTCAATTGTATTGTGTTTCTAAAAAAACAATGTTCATTTGTAGGTAGTGCTTGATCACTCTATGCACCTGCATTTGCCGAGTCGTTAGCATAAAACTACTATTTTCTGTGCATGTTCAAAGAACTATCATTTTACATTTTCGTGACAAAATGCTACCACTCAGTTTTACAATGTGCACTAATCTTGAATTGAAGCTGAATTGACATCATTCATGACTAGCGTGACTCAGTTGTCAAGGCCAATTTTGCTAAGATGGACTAGGCTCCCAAATGTTAGCCCatttaacaaaatgaaaatatttCAAGAAAGGAAAAAAAACTAGGAATTAAAACAAAAGTGGGAGGTTCGTCTCCCACACCAGCACCACTGCCGTATTTCCACCGGCCCACCCCCACCGCTGCCTATCCCACTGGCCCACCACCACTGCCACCGTCCTTTGGTGGGGAAGGGGCCGCCCTTTCTCCAAGCCTTGGCGGCATGAACCGAATCGACGGCCTCTACCAAGGCCTTCTTGCCGTCCTTGGGCGTGCCATGCACCATGATGCCCTACGTTGACCTCAATTGCAGGACTAATTTCGAGAAAGGAGGCGGAGAAGACCATGACATCCTAGCCTAGGGTTTAATAGATAGAATACTCATAAAAACAAGTTGTAACTTATTTTCTGGAACCTCATCTCCAAGAACTTTGAGGTTAAGTTTGCTTGTTCTAGAGCGATTTAAGGGTGGGTGTCCGACCGGAAAGTTAATCCCGGGTGCACACAAGTGAGGACAAAGTACGCAGAAAAGACTAGTGTTGGTATGTGGGAGCCAGTCTAGTTATCCTATAGAGCTGCCAGGGGTAACATGCCCGACCATGGTGCTGTCGGGGTGTTAGAAAGACAACCACGATACCCGTGATTAAGGGGATCCGGCTTCAATTCGTCCAGATGGAGGTGTCAATGCGGCGAAGCTCCTAGGCGCTTGGACCAGGCTCATAGATGACCGCGTTGGTGGCACGGCGACGCGGCATCGATGGCGTTCTCTGTCACATAAAGGGAGCGTAGCAGAGCGAGTGAGAGGACGAGGTGACGGGGGCGTTGGCACCCTGCCTTACAGGAAGAGAAAGGGTGCAAGGGTGCTCGCCGACGAGCAGCGGGCGTGGCGATGGTCTCGCGTGGACAAGGGAATAAGACTTCTTAGTTTTAATTTTTCCCTTTTTGAGCTTTTTAAATTTCATTTTTGGATATTTTGGATTTTCTAATAGGGATGACAAGTTGGGCTGAGTTGATTTTGACAAAATTAACCTAAATCTGCAAACATCTAATAAAATAACTTGGTTTCGAAAAGATTTCACAAAATAACCTTTTGCTCGGCTTCGCACAAGACGGAGCCATGCTCAGTAGCATGGCGTCGTCCCAGGTGGAGCCAAGATGAGAAGCACGGCACCGTTGCAGGTGGAGCCAAACTCAATAGCACGGCTCCGTCCAGGATGGAGTCAAGCTCATAAGCACAACGCCCAAGCTAGTGAGCTTGGCTCCGCCTGGGACGGAGCCGTGCTAGTGAGCTTGGCTCCGCCAGGAATAGCGTTGTGCTTCTGACCTTGGCTCCACCCGGAATGGAGCCGTGTTGTTGAGTTTGGCTCCATCTAGTGTGGAGCCAAGCAAAAGGTTATTTTGTGAAATATTTTTAGAACCAGTTTATTTTGTGAGATCTTTCTAGATTTAGATTAATTTTGTCAAAATCGACTTGGGCTGACAGATCGACGTTAATAAGCTACACTTATCACTTGTGTGACAACTGacaagtcaaaaaaaaaaaattgacaagacaatgcaagctAGTACTCCGTATTATGTTTGGTTAGGCTCTGACATTTATTTTCCTAGTTGCCACGTTGGCCATGGCATGTAATTTTCTTGCCGGCGTCGAGGAAGAAGGCCGCCACCGCAGCCCACTCCTCCAGCAGCTTCTCCTCTACCCCGTCCTTGCACAACGGCGGGAAGAAGAGCCAGAATGACGTGGCCGCGACGAACAGCACCACCAGCAGCGTCGCCACGGCTTGCGGTGGCGACGGCAACCCCCTCGCCGTCCACCGCCGCGCGCACCACCCCTCGGCGACGCAGCAAACGCCGTGTAGCAGGAAGAAGGCGCTCATCCCGCCGTTCGGCCGCCGCAGGCTGAGATAGTACACCATACCTTCGTGCATGAGCCCGGACACGAGGAAGGTGGCCAGCACGCCGGCGGGGTTCCCGGCGCGAGCGCGCACGGGGTCGTACACGGACGGCCGGAGGATGGCTGACACCATGAGGTTCCACCGCCGTCCCCAGAAGTCTCGCAGCGACGACGCCAGATACGGCCGGTCGAACTGCGGCTCCGTCTCCATGCCGAGCGCGCCGACAGCGAGCGCGATGCAGGGGAAGAAGAGGTCCAAGAAGCAGTATATGTGGGCAAAGCTCGTGAAGCTCTCGGCGGCGGCAGGTCTCCCTCTCGCGTCGCGCGCGCGGAGGTGGCGCTGGATCTGCGGCGGGGACATCGGCCGGCGGCGGGGCTGGTCGGCGGCCTCCGTGGTGGGATCCAGGGTGGGATCCGGGGCGGCGGCCTCGGGCGGCTGTTTCTGCGGCGCGTCGCGCCAGCTGCCTTGGCAAGGGCTGCGGTGGCCGGGTGAGGCTTC
This region of Lolium perenne isolate Kyuss_39 chromosome 2, Kyuss_2.0, whole genome shotgun sequence genomic DNA includes:
- the LOC127328223 gene encoding acyl-CoA--sterol O-acyltransferase 1-like → MEFLQDSIPMVSVAAAAAALYARASSSVLRPGFPRLVALLPLFPFLVAAPLAFTSSAIIRATVAFFLAWLCAFKLALLAAGRGPLDPALPVLTFLFTALLPVKLRQRRGGAGAGAAASTEASKPDLSLVSCAVKATVIAVILRLYQFNNQLHLYVRLAMYGVHIYCFLDLFFPCIALAVGALGMETEPQFDRPYLASSLRDFWGRRWNLMVSAILRPSVYDPVRARAGNPAGVLATFLVSGLMHEGMVYYLSLRRPNGGMSAFFLLHGVCCVAEGWCARRWTARGLPSPPQAVATLLVVLFVAATSFWLFFPPLCKDGVEEKLLEEWAAVAAFFLDAGKKITCHGQRGN